The DNA segment ttggaagtgctaatgtcctcccagtgagtgtaaagagagacttcctacccagccagcctttctcagctctgcagtttggggactttgccaatcacactaaggtgtttccacaacaaagcccaaaatgggTGGAACGATGGACTGTTGAAACCTGATGTGGGGCTGTAGATGTGGCAATGCCCTGACACATCTAGCAGGAAGCATaatgatttgcatatttttaattagaaataaaaaagtacattcagacactggatagagggaaggaaggggagtgtaagttttcttgggtgtcttatgctaggaataatggctataggtagagataccagacattgccaaattctatcttgaaccagagcatgattctgtggaacagctgcaagaatggggcatagatgcatccagaacatgtcagactaaatggagaaatacatgtccatttcctaaagcagtgagccagctgctgggacttctttaggggattcagatgaatccctgacaaaatgaagcacttagCAAACCGGAAGACCATCCTGTGGGAGGACCACTCCTCCAGTGTTCTGTCGGAGAACTGTTTGCGGATGGGGTTTGTGACCCTTTCCGAGCGCTGGGCTTTAGAGCACTGTGAGGCATTCTGAATTTACCCAGGAGTGAACAGAGGTGGGAGCTTTAGaatggaggctcagcccagcctaagACGGCTGTAAGGTGAGTGAGATGAGCTCACTGGGGAACCAGTGGCTTCTCACTACCTGTGATGCCCAGGTGCACTTACACTTCGGTGAggaacttctgcagggcagaagtcgtgggagggagggggtgaatctctttgctcccactgaggcccgttgaaaagccacttcatttgttctggaaagcccaccccagagcttgcttcacttccttgttcctgagtgtgtaaatgaaggggttcaacaaagaagttacaactctgttaaaggtattgatgagtttgttcagatccagggagtctgggccgatggcttgacatacaggaacatggtggagccATACCAGATCGCGATGACACCGAGAtgggcagagcaaatggaaaagtccttCTTCTGGCCATGGGCTGACTGGATTCTCAGCATGGAAGAGGGGATGGACATGTAGGAGACCAGGGTGAGCACACAGGAGGCCACCACAATAATTACGGAGACAAGGAAGGTCGCTAGCTCCACGGGCCACGTGTCACTGCAGGAGAGGGCAAGGCAGGAATCTATATTGCAGGGGAAATGATTGATGACATCTGGCCCACAGAACATCAGCCTGGATGTCAGAAAGGCCAGCAGTGAGATGGCCAGAAAGCCTCCCAGCCGGGAGCTGAGCGCCAGCCGAGCAGAGAGGACACTGTTCATGACGGAGCTGTATCTCAAGGGGTAGCGTATGGCTCTGTAGCAGTCGTAGCCCAtgacagaaaggataaaacaCTCAGTGGAGcctagggagagaagaaaggacaacTGGAGGATGCAGACACTGAAGGAGGTGGTCTGGCTAGTCCCCTGCATGACTCCTATGGCTTTGGGACCAACACCCGTAGTGTACCAGATCACCAGAAAGGAgagattacagaggaaaaagtacattgGGCTACGGAGGTTGCTGTTCATCCACACGAGGGCTATGCTGGACGCATTGCCTGTTACTGTCAGGGAGTACGTCAGTGCAAATACCACCACAAGGGAGACCCGGGAATGCCACGTGCATGgaaagccaagaaggacaaaTTCTTCCGCACTCGTCCCATTTGCCATGTGCCCCCAAGTGTTGAGATCCAtctgcaaagacaggaaagttTCTGTGAGAGTTTGCGTGCCTGTGCTGGTCCTTCAGATGCTACTAGTAGTGAAACAAAGCCATCATCCCTGAAAAAGTAGTTGGtgcagaaatatgggaaaacagcATCTACCCTAAGTTAAAATTGTCATGGAAATCCTTTGCTGCAGAAACGCGTTTGGACAACTAGATCTGACCCTGAAGGTCAGGCCTACACCATCAAATGAACATAGAGAATTATTTATTGGATCAAGCACAGGCATCTCCTTTAGAACATGGTGAATGCAGTTGCTTCCACGAGATGAAAATCCCATTTAGGAAACTGTGGACGGCAggctgagggtctccagctacgtgaaaggctgttgcagaggaagggaataacATACCTGCGCTCTTCaaggcaggaaatactgagttGCAATCTCAGCAAATGAGACCGAGGGAACAGAAAACTGGCATGACAACATGGcgctggaagatgttttctcacctcttcagTTGATCACAAGGGTTTCCAACTGAgacggcagcagcacagggcggcAGGCTAGCATGACAGTCATTACTCAAGGACTCGTGgtcttatatttgctttcttccacgtctcagcacaggaagcttttgcaaatacctccatttcctccactgacatCTGCTGCTCAGCATAGCTAATAGAGGTGAGACTctcctctttgtaaattttgccatCTCAGAGTCAGGGGAAGGACTTCTGCTGACCAAGTTGGAAGATGTATGACGAAATACTCTtatctcagctcctcagcttgcccctcttctttggatggagaaaaggCACCCGGGAGAGTCATGGCTCATCTTGCCTCATATACATGGCTAAAAGCCCTCTAGAAGTGCCAGGTTGTCTCTGAGGACTAAGGCAGGAGACTAGCGAGCAGCTCAGATGGATAAGTCGGGCgtctcagcttgggcagaggtatCCATGCCTCAGCGATTGAAGGCAAAATTCTCTGAGCTGGATCCCCCCAAGATCTGAGAAGCCGGCTGAACTGAGGGGTTTCATCTATGCCCTCCCTGCGGACAAGGGAGGATTCTTGATCACTTCTCTAGGGGAGAACCGATCTCATCCTCAGGTGGGTATCTAAGACAGATGGGGCTGAACCACCATCTGAAggatccctttccctcctttcttccctccttaggaatttacataccagaaatctcatgtggctaaagagcagagaattcCCCCTTAATCTGGCTCTCCTTAAAAATGCAAGGTATTGGAAGTCTATGCTAGAGGTCTTGGGCAGGCTTCACTCACCAGCTCAGCCAATGGAAATGATCCAAACGACATCTCTTCATGCACCATCCTCCAGAGGAAGCCATGGTCCCCTTGGCTGAGGGAGAACATTGGAAAGCGGCTGATTTATTGGCGGAGCTCTGGATGCCgtgatgtcaggagaagtgtggACAAACAGCTCTCACCTTGCTGTCTCACTTCACGCCATACACAATTGCCTgacactgtttcctctccacccaCCTGGTAGGTACTTACAGTTTGTGCTcctgatttccttccccccctcacagCCACCACTGTACTTCCACACAGGGGGcctttgtgtgcacacacacagtgtaAAGTCTCTCCAGTTTAGCTCCACACAGGGAGAGCATACATCAGACTCAGTTAGCATAAGAacatccccacatccccctcaTTAACACACTGAAGCTCAAATTGCCCACACCGAggaggcagttttcagttttccctctgtgtgccacGGGGAGTTTGATCTCTGGGGGATCTCATGGAATTGTTGCAGACGGATAATGCGCTCTCTTCTCACAGGCcaattaaagaacagcaacacagttctctgaagtgtggccaggtgctgacatgcaggagacgtctgaaatagccatgtcccaagagactgaaaatgtcaagtatttggTGCTGGATATTAACGTGGTCTTGAAACCTCCAGGGTGGAAATAACTCAAGGCAACTAAGGACATTTGAATACGGAGAGAGTAAGGTAAGGGATTCACCTACCTCATTTCCGAGCCTCTATCCGCAGATAAGGCCTAAGTCTTCAGTCTTCATGGAGGTGAAGATCTAAGTAAAGATCTAAGCACAAAGTCAGACAAGACATGAGTAGGGGGAAAttgatctctcctgcctccagagcaggcGTCTCCAGGTGAGCTACTCATCTTTGCTCCATTGATCATCAgcggagagaaaaaggcactgtcAAGCCTCAGTTCACCCTGTCCCATACAGGTCAGGCAATCCATGCCTTAGAAGCACCTATTTTTCTGCCGTTGACACTCAAGATAGACTGGGCAGCTGGCTTAAACGGCACACACACGCAAGTCTCGACCTCTAGGCATCTAGAGTTAGTTGAGAAgactcaagacacccaaagagcgGCTGTCTACATTGTCCAGGGCCACCACACAGGTGCTGGACTTGACAGAgccatcttctgcaagtcctgtgtccaaggcTTCAACGTGGTCGAGGGGAGACTGACCTGCACGTGGTgtgagggggagatgcagctgatgagagtaacgtgcccagcttgagcccattcacccacacaaaAACTTTCTCCCTGCTATCCGTCGGTCCTTGAGTACCTTGGGCATGGATATGGGGTTTAACCACGGGATGGGGGTGCTTGGAAAGCTAAGTAGATGTGGGCTTATTGCTCAGTGAGgatggggacctggtgacaaatgataggggaaaaggctgacgtactcaatgcacacacatttccaaaggagcccatgtgcataccaacatgcacagccaccccccataccaacatgtacgcacagatattcaaacacacacgCTTACACACGTGCATGGTCCTAGCACGCATGcatttgcatacagatatacatgcatgctcctctacacatgcatacacacacaaaagcacacatcTACACGCACCTATGTCCACACAATTACGTGTATGCAGACCAGTCACACACATTCATGCTCTCCTGTatgaaggcacgtgcgtgtgctgAAACACATACATGCTCATGGAAACAATTGcccaaacacgcacacacacagagaacatttctgcaCACCCACATTTCCATGTGTAttaccacaggcacacacatgtatgtgcgaatgcacacatgagcacaggtGGATGAACATGTAGGTGAGCACAATCATGCACACACCCAActgagagccaggactgccaacaCCAGCTCTCAGCCCCTCTAGACGACTCTAGGCGTGTTCTTCAGACCCTACAGTTAAGGCAACGAACCATTCACTGGCCAGCCccatcagctttagtgagctcGAGGGTTTGACAGTGGTTCAGTCAGCCATTTTCTCACAGTAAGACAGGGAGAAACCACAGTGGAGTTGAAGCTGCCgttgcctttccagacattgagccgcTCCACATCTCAAGTCTGTGTGTGAAGGATAATATAAAAACTAGAGAACATTGCCATTGCTGCAGCCCCGTAAAGAATACCCAtattacaagtaaaagaaaaaaaatcctgcagcgtTAGAAGCTCCCGTCTGACCTTCGTGATCTCCTCAAGGGTCTGGGACCAGCCCCTATCCTTGCAAAGGGAGCGGTGCCACAGTGACACGCCAACGTGGCAGCCGAagggtgtgtgtctgggacaagccagactcccctcaGGCTACAGACATGGAGGCTGGGACATCAGAAGTGATGCAGTAGTGAACCTGTCTCTAGACTCACTTTAAGGTAAATACCCtatcttcaaaaggcagagaaatgcagaagcaatgttaatttacagcgcagctgaaaaaatggtttggctgccctgtgaatgtccatgcactctttttattttttccctagttacaATTGATGtgctggccttttttcttcttgtgttctgcatgcaggtgcaggtggtgcaagtgcctgtggtgagagggagctgcctgcagcctcctctgtcacCATGAGCCGGCTGAGTTCATCTTGCAGCCAAGGTTCCTAGATGCAAAACGGCTTCTGCTCTTAATAATACAAGAGTAATGACGGTGTATTTGGTttacctggcaaggttttggtggtggaggggctgcaggggtggcttctgcgagCAGATGCCAGAACCTGCCCCCACgtcggacagagccagtgacagccagctccaagatggacccaccgctggccaaagctgagccaatcagcaatgttggtagcgcctctagggtaacatatttaagaaagggtaaaaaccagtgtgcagcagctgcaagagaggagtgagagaatgtgagagaaacctctatgcagacaccaagttcagtgaggaaggagggggaggaggtgctctaggtgccggagcagagattcccctgcagcggtGGAGAAGACAATGGTGATGCAgcttgtccccttgcagcccatggaggtccacgatggagcggatatccaccctgcagcccatgggggacctcatgccgcagcaggtggagatgttctgaaggaagttgcagccagtggagaagccaagctggagcaggctcctgacataaactgtggcccatggagaggagcccacacaggagcaggttttctagcaggacctgtggccccgtgggggacccacgctggagccgtctgttcctgaaggactgcagcccgtggaaaggctccatgctggagcagtttgggaagaactgcagcccatgggaaagacccacattggagaagtttgtgatggactgtctcctgtgggaggaccccaccctggagcaggggaagagcatgaggaggaaggagcggcagagacaacgtgtgatgaactgaccacaactcccattcgccatctccctgcactgtttgggaggaggaagtagaagatttaggagtgaagctgagcctgggaagaagggaggggtgcggggaaggtgtttttagttttgctttatttttcactatcctactctctTGCAGCTaatcggcaataaattaaattaatttccccaagtcgagtctgttttgcccatgacagtaactggtaagtaatctccctgtccttctcttgatCCACgagcttttcatcatatttttctccccctgtcctgttgatggaggggagtggtagagcagcttggtgggcacctggtggccagccaaggtcaacccaccaccaacaGATAAAGCCTTTGCAAGCATAGAATAGCAGTGATATTATGGCTGGAAGTACCAGAGGTGTCCTGTCCCCCTCGTCCCATGCCCCATAAAACAGTGGTGGTGCAGAGATCACTAAACAGTCTGGTTCCTTGTGCGGtgtagaagacaaggaggagctttggtgtggctggagggcaggggcctCCAGCACTTCATGCTTGTTGCTGCATGGCATGCAGTGAGGGAAGCAGTCGTGTAAGGCTCCATATAATGGCTCTGCATGAGATGATAAaacaaaggaatgattttcatGGACAACGTGGAAGTGGGGGTGCCTCTTCTAGTACCCTGAATACAGCCATTAGCTCTGCGTGCTGACTGCTGTCCCCACCCATTTGGCTGAGCCGGACGAAacgttgccgccttccacccctccctcccttaaCACCTGGCTGATCTAGGTGAACTAGGCACACTGTAGCTGCTCAGGGATGGAATGTTCGTGTGGTGGGGCTTTCTGAGCCCAGGCAGTGCTTAACAGCTCCAGGTGAGGGTTGGTCGTGTCCGTCAATCCTATTtgggctgttctctcctgcactgaT comes from the Aptenodytes patagonicus chromosome 20, bAptPat1.pri.cur, whole genome shotgun sequence genome and includes:
- the LOC143169555 gene encoding LOW QUALITY PROTEIN: olfactory receptor 6F1-like (The sequence of the model RefSeq protein was modified relative to this genomic sequence to represent the inferred CDS: inserted 1 base in 1 codon), encoding MFSLSQGDHGFLWRMVHEEMSFGSFPLAELMDLNTWGHMANGTSAEEFVLLGFPCTWHSRVSLVVVFALTYSLTVTGNASSIALVWMNSNLRSPMYFFLCNLSFLVIWYTTGVGPKAIGVMQGTSQTTSFSVCILQLSFLLSLGSTECFILSVMGYDCYRAIRYPLRYSSVMNSVLSARLALSSRLGGFLAISLLAFLTSRLMFCGPDVINHFPCNIDSCLALSCSDTWPVELATFLVSVIIVVASCVLTLVSYMSIPSSMLRIQSAHGQKKDFSICSAHLGVIAIWYGSTMFLYVKPSAQXSLDLNKLINTFNRVVTSLLNPFIYTLRNKEVKQALGWAFQNK